The sequence below is a genomic window from Rissa tridactyla isolate bRisTri1 chromosome 20, bRisTri1.patW.cur.20221130, whole genome shotgun sequence.
CTTTCAAAATCATGGCCTTGAAAAATAGTACTGTGGACTCATTGCTTTAAGCCTTATCCAAAGACTTGAGTTCAAAAAGGAATGTTGCCATTGCCCTCCCATTGGCTCTTCAACTATCATTTCATTATAATTAATCTTTACATTAGCAAGCTCCTAGTTCAGTGGTAGTGAATGCATTTTGGATATGTTTAGGTTAAATCTTTCAGATCTATGCAATTGAAGTTGGAAAAGCAACTCTTGGTAACattccttttacattttctttaaaatgagtttGGTAAATAATTCATGGGACAGCAAGGAAGTGGCCTATATTTTGGCTGAACAAAAAACTACCCCGACCTCAGGCAATAGATACTGCTATCCGCTGAACCCAACAGTGACACCCACAGACATCAGCTGATGTTCCTATTATCACAGGCTACTCTCTGGGAATTTGTATTGAGCTCAGGATGTCCTTGTTCCCTGTTTTTGAGGATGTCTATAATAGCTAAGTGCCGCTTGATATGACATTACACCCAGCTAAAGTATTATCATTCTGCTTTTGGAAACCCGAATGGAAAAACATCCAGTGATTTTCAAGGGAGTATAATCAGTCCTATAATCTGCCTGATATTGAACGGTTACCTTATCTTCCACCCAAtattcaggctttcctgcttaaACGCTGTGGGCTTAATCCCATGCTCCTTTGCTCATGTAAGCAGACAATGGGAAAGGTCTAATGATTAGATCTAGTCATCAGGATTTCTGGGTTTTACCCTACATGAGCAGGGTGAAGCATGAAAGAGAGGGATTTGAAAGTAACTAGAAgtaccttcctcctcttcttcagccTCTTCACCTCCCGcttcttcctcaccttcctccttctcctcctcctcaccttcttcTGCAGGGGCTGCCTTGGCTTCTCCCGCTTTAGCAGCCTCAACTGTTTCCTCTATTTCAATCTGTTCTTCCTGGACGTGACTGGAGTAGTACGTGGGGAAGGAACGGGTTGTCATCAAGTAGGAGCTGGACTGGAGACCACTGTAGGCAGACCTGCCAAAAGTCGGGGCAGTCTGGGTATAGCCACTGGTGATGCTTCCAACGCTAGTGAAACTCAGTCGGGTCTCTTCACCTTCCAGCAGCTTCctagcgaaaaaaaaaaaaaaagcaaagagaaatgactTTGTTATACTGCAACAGTATTCAGCAGATTCAGCTACAGACCAAGATACTGGGATGCTTTGAGCAGCACAAGCCCTACAGACTGCATACTTCTGAGTGCAAAAACTCATAATGAATAACTATACGGCAATGCTACCCTACTTCCTTGGAATGAAGTTTCAGAGGTGTGCATTACGTGAATTAATACTTTCCCTTGTTAGGAGAAATAATGGGGAAAAACCCTCTAGGATTATGTTCCTATAGCAGGTGAAGCCAGAGGTGTATTTTGGGTTGCAGATAACAATGCAGATGTAACAATTTGATGTTACGTTTAGCTATTAGATGAGGTTTGTAGCCACTTACTCAGTATTCCCCCTTGTGGCATTCATAGAAACTCTCTTTCGACATTTACAAATTCTGACAGTATCTGGGACAAAACATTAAACAGCTATTTAGCAGCAAttctgctgtaaaaatatttactttccagGAGATTGCTTCTGTGAGTTAGAAACAAGGTCTGTTCTTAAAAGCATGTAAGGGATTTCCAATTTTGAGAACACAGCCATCTGTATTATGAAGTTCCACTGACACAAAATCTCTTTAACTACAGAACAGGTATTTTTACCTGGGAAGAGAACTGAGATCATATTGCTGAGCAGAGAGCTCTGTATGCGTACACATACATACTATTATATTCACAGAGGTTTGCTACACACAGAAGATTTtgcttaaagcaaatattttaccTCAAAAGCACTGCTTCTTCCAATAGAAAGACAATGGAGGAGACCTGATTAAACTCTGACATCTATCTATGAAAACTTCTGCTGGAGGAatgacaaagaaaatgaattctCTTGAAGAGAGAATAGGAACCTGATCCGAGTTCTGATTTACTGAAACATTCCCCCCATCATACCTATATGCTGCAATTTCGATGTCCAGGGCCATCTTCACATTGAGCAGATCTTGATATTCCTTCAAGTACCGAGCCATTTCGCTCTTTGTGGTTCTCAGCTCATTCTCCAATTTGTTGATTGTATCCTGTTGGAAGGAACAATATTGGCAGCGTAAAATTCTTAATTCTCCCATGTCTAGATATAATACCTTGCAAGGAATTTCTCCAATCCTAATATCTTAATCTTGCtctagcagaagaaaaaaccGAACAGCTCCAATTCCACCCTCAGCCAAAAAGACACCATTTACCAAATCCCACCTTCCCTGGCAGGGTTTTCCCACCCCGTGTCTACACCTTATTATTCCATCCCTACTTAATGTTTCCCAACCCTATGTCTACACTGTATTATTCCATCCCTACTTAAGAGCCTCATTTTCTGCTACCCATGCATGCAtgaggtttgttttgcttttagcttCTAtgtgctttttctatttttagcttAAGTCTGTCTTTTATATGATGATATAGTTAAGGATTGACCGGTGTATCGATAAACGCTGTGTCATGTATTATAGCTCTGTGGCACTTCGCATGATGATTTTATGATACCTTACCGTTCAGCTATGCAGCATAGCTGGGGAATGTGCGAGCTAGCAGCAATGTCCCCCCCTTTCCAggtgccccccccggcccccccgcacCTGCAGGGCGGAGATGTCAGCGctctgcttttcctccagctcctgcagctgcttctccagcgCCTCGTTCATCCCGCGGGTGGCCTCGATCTCCAGCGTCTTGGCCTTCAGCAGCCGGCGGCTCTCGGAGACCTCGTCCTTGGCGGCGCGGACGGCGTCGGTGTTCTTGGCAGCGCTCTCGCTGAGGACGGTGAAGCGGCTGCGGAACCACTCCTCGGCGTTCTGCATGTTGCGGGCCGCCAGCTTCTCGTACTGGGCGCGGATGTCGCGCAGGGCGGCGGAGAGGTCGGGCTTGGCCGACACGTCCATCTCCACCGAGAGGTGCGCGTACTGGATCTGCGCCTGCAGCTCGGCCAGCTCCTCCTCATGCACCTTCTTGAGGAAGGCCAGCTCGTCCAGCAGGCTGTCCACCCGCTTCTCCAGCTCCGCCCGCGCCAGCGCCGCCTCGTCCGCGCCCTTCCGCACCTCCAGCAGCCGGGCCTCCGCGTCCTcccggctcagcacctcctcctcgTAGCGGGCCTGCAGCCCCCGCAGCGTCTCCTCCAGGCTCTCCCGCTCGCCCTGCAGCGCCTGCTTCTCGCTCGTCGCCTCCTCGGCCGCCAGCCGCAGCTCGCGGATCTCCTGCTCGTAGAGGGCGCGGAAGCGGGAGGGCTCAGCGTGCTTCTGCCgcagcaccagcagctcagcCTCCAGCACCTTGTTCTGCTGCTCCAGCTCATGCACCCGCTCGATGAAGCAGGCGAAGCGGTCGTTGAGGTCCTGAAGCTGCGCCCGCTCCTGGCTGCGGATGGACTTGAGGTCGTTGCTGATGGCGGCCACCTGGCTGAGGTCCAGGCTGTCCACCGAGTGCAGGAGGGAGCCCGAGGCGCTGGAGGTGGCATAGCTGCGCCGCACCGACACGGAGGAGACGGGGGCTGACAGGCTGGAGTATGCCGAGC
It includes:
- the NEFL gene encoding neurofilament light polypeptide isoform X1, giving the protein MSSYGYDPFFPSYKRRYAESPRIHVSTMRSSGGYSSGRSAYSSLSAPVSSVSVRRSYATSSASGSLLHSVDSLDLSQVAAISNDLKSIRSQERAQLQDLNDRFACFIERVHELEQQNKVLEAELLVLRQKHAEPSRFRALYEQEIRELRLAAEEATSEKQALQGERESLEETLRGLQARYEEEVLSREDAEARLLEVRKGADEAALARAELEKRVDSLLDELAFLKKVHEEELAELQAQIQYAHLSVEMDVSAKPDLSAALRDIRAQYEKLAARNMQNAEEWFRSRFTVLSESAAKNTDAVRAAKDEVSESRRLLKAKTLEIEATRGMNEALEKQLQELEEKQSADISALQDTINKLENELRTTKSEMARYLKEYQDLLNVKMALDIEIAAYRKLLEGEETRLSFTSVGSITSGYTQTAPTFGRSAYSGLQSSSYLMTTRSFPTYYSSHVQEEQIEIEETVEAAKAGEAKAAPAEEGEEEEKEEGEEEAGGEEAEEEEEGAKEESEEAKEGEEEEGEGEETAAEEGEESQETAEETGEEEKEEKEAAGKEESEVKKKA
- the NEFL gene encoding neurofilament light polypeptide isoform X2, with the translated sequence MRSSGGYSSGRSAYSSLSAPVSSVSVRRSYATSSASGSLLHSVDSLDLSQVAAISNDLKSIRSQERAQLQDLNDRFACFIERVHELEQQNKVLEAELLVLRQKHAEPSRFRALYEQEIRELRLAAEEATSEKQALQGERESLEETLRGLQARYEEEVLSREDAEARLLEVRKGADEAALARAELEKRVDSLLDELAFLKKVHEEELAELQAQIQYAHLSVEMDVSAKPDLSAALRDIRAQYEKLAARNMQNAEEWFRSRFTVLSESAAKNTDAVRAAKDEVSESRRLLKAKTLEIEATRGMNEALEKQLQELEEKQSADISALQDTINKLENELRTTKSEMARYLKEYQDLLNVKMALDIEIAAYRKLLEGEETRLSFTSVGSITSGYTQTAPTFGRSAYSGLQSSSYLMTTRSFPTYYSSHVQEEQIEIEETVEAAKAGEAKAAPAEEGAKEESEEAKEGEEEEGEGEETAAEEGEESQETAEETGEEEKEEKEAAGKEESEVKKKA